Proteins found in one Sporosarcina sp. FSL K6-3457 genomic segment:
- a CDS encoding MBL fold metallo-hydrolase — MLLKKSSNFGEKNDVCYLNGKVKFQGVALNVYSYVVDGVLIDTGAQSLRKHFETFIEQADFDQVMITHFHEDHTGCAAYIEKTKKLPIYIDEKTIDYCAQRADYPFYRQLFWGRRKPFHAQVMPETFTSRNATWDVIDTPGHAYDHKAFLNRQTGQLFTGDLYVNEKTRVILEEESVPTIIQSLERVLTYDFHEVFCNHKGFVEDGRIALERKLNNLLALQQDVLTLQQQGNPATEIRSKLFPRKYPITRFSGGEWDSIHIVTSIMKGL, encoded by the coding sequence GTGTTGTTAAAAAAATCATCAAACTTTGGGGAGAAAAATGATGTTTGTTATTTGAATGGGAAAGTAAAATTTCAAGGTGTCGCACTGAATGTATATAGCTATGTGGTAGATGGTGTGTTAATTGACACGGGGGCGCAGTCCTTGCGTAAGCATTTTGAAACCTTTATAGAGCAGGCAGATTTTGATCAAGTGATGATTACCCATTTCCATGAGGATCATACGGGATGCGCAGCTTACATTGAAAAAACAAAGAAATTACCGATTTATATAGATGAAAAAACAATTGACTATTGTGCGCAGCGAGCAGATTATCCTTTCTATCGGCAGCTTTTTTGGGGGAGAAGAAAGCCGTTTCATGCGCAAGTGATGCCTGAAACGTTTACTTCTAGAAATGCGACATGGGATGTCATTGATACACCTGGTCATGCTTATGATCATAAGGCGTTTTTGAATCGACAAACCGGGCAATTATTTACGGGAGATTTATATGTTAATGAAAAGACGAGGGTCATCTTGGAAGAGGAAAGTGTGCCTACCATTATCCAGTCGTTAGAGCGGGTGTTGACGTATGATTTTCATGAGGTGTTTTGCAATCACAAGGGGTTTGTAGAGGACGGGCGCATTGCGTTAGAGAGGAAATTAAACAATCTATTAGCACTTCAACAGGATGTCTTGACGTTACAACAACAGGGCAATCCAGCTACTGAAATTCGAAGTAAACTATTTCCCCGGAAATACCCCATTACAAGATTTTCGGGTGGAGAGTGGGATTCTATACATATCGTGACGTCTATCATGAAGGGGCTTTAG
- a CDS encoding chromate transporter: MKETNTDNRFKLLVEILVVSTRLGLTSFGGPTAHLGYFHEEYIRRRKWMDEKSYADLVALAQFLPGPASSQVGIGIGVMRAGVLGGIVSFIGFTLPSVIALILFALLLTGFDVGNAGWLHGLKIVAVAIVAHAIIGMAKGLAPDVKRKAIALFALLGTLLWQTAFTQVAVILLAALVGFLLFKKHDDMNEVSASFPISKSVSAICLALFFGLLFLLPVIREITGSYWVAMFDSFYRSGSLVFGGGHVVLPLLEQELVPTGWISEEAFLAGYGATQAVPGPLFTFAAYLGTVMKGWQGGLVATFAVFLPAFLLILGALPFWDQLRSNPTIKGAIMGVNAAVIGILISAFYFPIWTSAILVPADFALAAILFSMLAYWKLPPWIVVVSGAIGGSLLALL, from the coding sequence ATGAAAGAAACTAACACAGATAATCGATTCAAATTACTAGTAGAAATATTAGTGGTTTCAACACGACTTGGCCTAACATCTTTCGGTGGACCTACCGCTCATTTAGGCTATTTCCATGAGGAGTATATACGTAGAAGAAAATGGATGGATGAAAAAAGTTACGCAGATTTAGTCGCGTTAGCACAATTTTTACCGGGTCCCGCTAGTAGCCAAGTTGGCATTGGAATAGGTGTTATGCGCGCTGGCGTCCTAGGCGGAATCGTTTCTTTTATCGGCTTTACACTACCTTCCGTCATCGCACTTATTCTTTTTGCCTTACTGCTTACTGGATTTGATGTAGGTAATGCTGGCTGGCTGCACGGTTTAAAAATTGTAGCCGTAGCAATTGTTGCACATGCCATTATTGGCATGGCTAAAGGTTTGGCGCCTGATGTAAAGCGCAAAGCGATTGCCTTGTTTGCCCTACTTGGGACCCTTCTTTGGCAAACAGCTTTTACCCAAGTAGCTGTCATTTTACTGGCTGCCCTTGTCGGATTTTTATTGTTTAAAAAGCATGATGATATGAATGAAGTGAGTGCTTCATTTCCAATTTCTAAAAGCGTTTCAGCAATTTGTTTGGCGTTATTTTTCGGTTTACTATTTTTATTACCAGTCATAAGAGAAATCACTGGCTCCTATTGGGTAGCAATGTTCGATAGCTTTTACCGCTCCGGCTCCTTAGTATTTGGTGGCGGGCATGTTGTGTTGCCTTTATTGGAACAGGAGTTGGTGCCAACTGGCTGGATTAGTGAGGAAGCATTTTTGGCGGGATATGGGGCTACACAAGCAGTGCCTGGCCCACTATTTACATTCGCCGCTTATTTAGGAACTGTCATGAAAGGCTGGCAAGGTGGACTGGTCGCAACGTTTGCAGTATTTTTACCTGCCTTCCTTCTCATTTTAGGAGCACTCCCATTTTGGGATCAATTACGAAGCAATCCAACTATTAAAGGTGCCATCATGGGCGTCAATGCTGCAGTGATTGGAATACTCATCTCCGCCTTTTATTTTCCTATTTGGACAAGCGCAATCTTAGTACCTGCTGACTTCGCCTTAGCTGCTATTTTGTTTAGTATGCTCGCTTATTGGAAGTTACCACCTTGGATTGTCGTGGTCTCTGGGGCTATTGGAGGTTCTTTGTTAGCTTTACTGTAA